The following are encoded together in the Pseudomonas xantholysinigenes genome:
- a CDS encoding ATP-dependent zinc protease family protein, whose amino-acid sequence MRLIPASLLLCLTLLPALAPAADKTVYGLNEYARLGDLDLEVAAKLDTGAKTASLSARDIKRFKRNGESWVRFYLAIDAAHQHPIERPLARVSKIKRRAGDYDAESGKAYTARPVIELEICMGQTQRTIEVNLTDRSAFQFPLLIGSEALKHFGALVDPSLKYAAGKPACATEAPKAE is encoded by the coding sequence ATGAGACTCATACCCGCTTCACTGCTGCTCTGCCTGACCCTGCTGCCGGCACTCGCGCCCGCGGCAGACAAGACCGTCTACGGTCTGAACGAATACGCCCGCCTGGGCGATCTGGACCTGGAGGTGGCGGCCAAGCTCGACACCGGCGCCAAGACCGCCTCGCTCAGCGCCCGCGACATCAAGCGCTTCAAGCGCAACGGCGAGAGCTGGGTGCGCTTCTACCTGGCCATCGACGCCGCGCACCAGCACCCCATCGAACGCCCCCTGGCCCGCGTCAGCAAGATCAAGCGCCGCGCCGGGGACTATGACGCCGAATCCGGCAAGGCCTACACTGCTCGTCCGGTGATCGAACTCGAGATCTGCATGGGCCAGACGCAACGCACCATCGAGGTCAACCTCACCGACCGCAGCGCGTTCCAGTTCCCGCTGCTGATCGGATCCGAGGCCCTCAAGCACTTCGGCGCGCTGGTCGACCCAAGCCTTAAATACGCGGCCGGCAAACCTGCCTGTGCCACCGAAGCTCCCAAAGCAGAGTAA
- a CDS encoding putative 2-dehydropantoate 2-reductase, protein MQARNVRIGIIGSGAIGGFYGLMLARAGFDVHFLLRSEYEVVRERGLSLDSAVHGQIHLPVQAYARAADMPLCDWLLVGAKATSNAELAPLIMQAAAPDARVLLLQNGLGVEEQLRPALRGDLHLLGGLCFICVNRKGPGEICHQSLGAVNLGYHSGPAQDGGAGVAEEGAGLFRAAGIDSQAMADLDQARWQKLVWNVPYNGLSVLLQASTTPLMGDADSRALIQALMAEVVAGASACGRELPAGYAEHLFRMTEKMPDYWPSMYHDHLQQRPLELQAIYAEPLARARAAGCALPRMEALYQALAFIDRRGRQA, encoded by the coding sequence ATGCAGGCACGCAACGTTCGCATCGGTATCATTGGCAGCGGCGCAATCGGTGGCTTCTATGGGTTGATGCTGGCCCGCGCCGGCTTCGATGTGCATTTTTTGCTGCGCAGCGAATATGAGGTGGTGCGCGAGCGTGGGCTAAGCCTCGACAGCGCCGTGCATGGCCAGATTCACCTGCCGGTGCAGGCCTACGCCCGGGCCGCCGACATGCCCCTCTGCGACTGGCTGCTGGTGGGCGCCAAGGCGACCAGCAACGCCGAGCTGGCACCCTTGATCATGCAGGCTGCGGCTCCCGATGCCCGTGTGCTGCTGCTGCAGAACGGCCTGGGCGTGGAGGAACAACTGCGCCCGGCCTTGCGTGGGGATTTGCACCTGCTCGGTGGCTTGTGCTTCATCTGCGTCAACCGCAAGGGCCCCGGGGAGATCTGCCACCAGTCGCTGGGCGCGGTGAACCTGGGTTATCACAGTGGTCCGGCGCAGGACGGCGGGGCAGGCGTGGCAGAGGAGGGCGCCGGTCTGTTCCGCGCCGCGGGCATCGACTCCCAGGCCATGGCCGACCTTGACCAGGCGCGCTGGCAGAAACTGGTGTGGAACGTGCCCTACAACGGTCTTTCGGTATTGCTGCAGGCCAGCACCACGCCCTTGATGGGCGATGCCGACAGCCGCGCGCTGATCCAGGCGCTGATGGCCGAAGTGGTGGCGGGTGCAAGCGCCTGTGGTCGCGAGCTGCCCGCGGGCTACGCCGAGCACTTGTTTCGCATGACCGAAAAGATGCCGGACTACTGGCCAAGCATGTACCACGACCATCTCCAGCAACGCCCGCTGGAGTTGCAGGCAATCTACGCCGAACCCCTGGCTCGAGCGCGTGCCGCTGGCTGCGCATTGCCGCGCATGGAGGCGTTGTACCAGGCCCTGGCGTTCATCGACCGACGCGGCCGTCAGGCCTGA
- a CDS encoding GNAT family N-acetyltransferase gives MSDMLTIHHDQAGHQFETTVDGHRAYLTYMDLGKQTLDIYRTFVPNALRGRGIAAALTEQALAYAEQMGYTVIPSCSYVERYMERQQRHSSKA, from the coding sequence ATGAGCGATATGCTGACCATCCACCATGACCAGGCCGGTCATCAGTTCGAGACCACCGTGGACGGTCACCGGGCTTACCTGACGTACATGGACCTGGGCAAGCAGACGCTGGATATCTATCGCACCTTCGTGCCCAACGCCCTGCGCGGGCGCGGGATCGCCGCCGCCCTGACCGAACAGGCGCTGGCCTATGCCGAACAAATGGGCTACACGGTGATTCCGTCGTGCTCCTATGTCGAGCGTTACATGGAGCGCCAGCAGCGCCACTCGAGCAAGGCCTGA
- a CDS encoding universal stress protein produces the protein MIRSMLFATDLGVYAPFVMQHALALARTFNAELYVIHAVEPMGQFAESLLQSYLDEQTLDALHSEGVTTVMANIEQRVLENFRDELGEKADLALIRAVRVRQGDPAQVILEQAQRLAVDLLIFGSHSAGAGVDVPIGRTAVRLLQLSPVPVYMVPLSQHLGRRKT, from the coding sequence ATGATCCGTTCCATGCTGTTTGCCACCGACCTCGGTGTCTATGCGCCCTTTGTCATGCAGCACGCCTTGGCCCTGGCGCGAACCTTCAACGCAGAGCTCTATGTAATCCACGCCGTGGAACCCATGGGTCAATTCGCCGAATCGCTTTTGCAGAGCTACCTCGACGAACAAACCCTCGATGCCTTGCACAGCGAGGGTGTCACCACGGTAATGGCCAATATCGAGCAGCGCGTGCTGGAAAACTTTCGCGACGAGCTGGGCGAAAAGGCCGACCTGGCGTTGATCCGCGCGGTACGCGTGCGCCAGGGCGATCCGGCCCAGGTGATCCTCGAGCAGGCCCAGCGCCTGGCGGTCGACTTGCTGATCTTCGGCAGCCATAGCGCCGGCGCCGGGGTGGATGTGCCCATCGGCCGTACCGCGGTACGGCTGCTGCAGCTGTCGCCGGTACCGGTGTATATGGTGCCGTTGTCACAGCACCTTGGGCGTAGGAAAACGTGA
- a CDS encoding GntR family transcriptional regulator: MLDTAHATLLPQDETETLSEHVFRCIQAAIVKGEIAPGSKISEPELARTYGISRGPLREAIHRLEGQRLLVRVPHVGARVVSLSHAELIELYEIRESLEGMACRLAAERMSQAAIDELRHVLDTHERDAAFQAGQGYYQQEGDYDFHYRIIQGSGNQTLYKMLCGELYQLVRMYRIQFSTTPNRPRQAFAEHHRILDAIEARDGELAELLMRRHIGASKRNIERHYQGADNNSPRGES; the protein is encoded by the coding sequence ATGCTGGATACAGCCCACGCCACATTGCTGCCCCAAGACGAGACCGAGACCCTCTCGGAACACGTCTTCCGCTGCATCCAGGCCGCCATCGTCAAGGGTGAGATCGCCCCCGGCAGCAAGATTTCCGAGCCGGAGCTGGCGCGCACCTATGGCATCAGCCGTGGTCCGCTGCGCGAGGCGATCCATCGCCTGGAAGGCCAGCGCCTGCTGGTGCGGGTGCCCCATGTTGGGGCGCGGGTGGTCTCGCTGAGCCACGCCGAGCTGATCGAGCTGTACGAGATCCGCGAATCGCTGGAAGGCATGGCCTGCCGCCTGGCCGCCGAGCGCATGAGCCAGGCCGCCATCGACGAGCTGCGCCATGTGCTCGACACCCACGAACGCGACGCGGCGTTCCAGGCCGGGCAGGGCTACTACCAGCAGGAAGGCGACTACGACTTCCACTACCGGATCATCCAGGGCAGCGGCAACCAGACCCTGTACAAGATGCTCTGCGGCGAGCTCTACCAGCTGGTGCGCATGTACCGCATCCAGTTTTCCACCACGCCCAACCGCCCGCGCCAGGCTTTTGCCGAGCACCACCGTATCCTCGATGCCATCGAGGCCCGTGACGGCGAACTGGCCGAACTCCTGATGCGCCGCCATATCGGTGCGTCCAAGCGCAATATCGAGCGCCACTACCAGGGCGCCGACAACAATAGCCCACGAGGTGAGTCATGA
- a CDS encoding alpha-L-glutamate ligase-like protein, whose translation MFGLIKTWKALEARGIMGINRRNADYVLKYNKRHLYPIVDDKIITKERALAAGIHVPEMYGIIETEKQIEKLDEIIGGRNDFVIKPAQGAGGDGILVIADRFEDRYRTVSGKIISHEEIEHQISSILTGLYSLGGHRDRALIEYRVTPDQIFKSISYEGVPDIRIIVLMGYPVMAMLRLPTRQSGGKANLHQGAIGVGVDLATGLTLRGTWLNKIISKHPDTTNAVDGVQLPNWDGFMKLAASCYELCGLGYIGVDMVLDQDKGPLILELNARPGLNIQIANDCGLTQRTHAIEAHLEALTKEGRSEDAEQRVKFSQGLFGHVNPL comes from the coding sequence ATGTTCGGACTGATCAAGACCTGGAAGGCCCTGGAAGCCCGGGGCATCATGGGTATCAACCGGCGCAACGCGGACTATGTACTGAAGTACAACAAGCGCCATTTGTACCCGATCGTCGACGACAAGATCATCACCAAGGAGCGCGCCCTGGCGGCCGGCATCCATGTGCCGGAGATGTACGGCATCATCGAGACCGAGAAGCAGATCGAAAAGCTCGACGAGATCATCGGCGGGCGCAACGACTTCGTCATCAAGCCGGCGCAAGGCGCCGGCGGTGACGGCATCCTGGTGATCGCCGACCGCTTCGAGGACCGCTACCGCACGGTCTCGGGCAAGATCATCAGCCATGAGGAAATCGAGCACCAGATTTCCAGCATCCTCACCGGCCTGTACTCGCTGGGCGGACACCGCGACCGCGCGCTGATCGAATACCGGGTCACCCCGGACCAGATCTTCAAGAGCATCAGCTACGAAGGCGTGCCGGACATCCGCATCATCGTGCTGATGGGCTACCCGGTGATGGCCATGCTGCGCCTGCCGACCCGCCAGTCCGGCGGCAAGGCCAACCTGCACCAGGGCGCCATCGGCGTCGGTGTGGACCTGGCCACCGGCCTGACCCTGCGCGGCACCTGGCTGAACAAGATCATCAGCAAGCACCCCGACACCACCAATGCGGTGGACGGCGTGCAGCTGCCGAACTGGGACGGCTTCATGAAGCTCGCGGCCAGCTGCTACGAGCTGTGCGGCCTGGGCTACATTGGCGTGGACATGGTTTTGGACCAGGACAAGGGCCCGTTGATCCTCGAGCTCAACGCCCGCCCGGGCCTGAACATCCAGATCGCCAACGACTGCGGCCTGACCCAGCGCACCCACGCCATCGAGGCGCATCTGGAGGCGCTGACCAAGGAAGGTCGCAGCGAGGATGCCGAGCAGCGCGTGAAGTTCTCCCAGGGCTTGTTCGGGCACGTCAATCCGCTATAG
- the pabB gene encoding aminodeoxychorismate synthase component I — translation MPTCTLYPLPYQPDPAFYFERLRRAPGAILLDSARPGAERGRYDLLSAWPLQQLQAHPEEDGRDYLQRLRQALADLGTAQLPEGIELPFAGGLIGYLSYDFGRRLEQLPTHAIDDLGLPDARLGLYAWALVSDHRLCSSQLVFHPSLPEAEQQRLIALFEASSLGDSGDFHLLAPMTGDLHPEQYRAAFDQVQRYIQAGDCYQINLTQRFRAPCQGDPWRAYQVLRAACPTPFSGYQQLDEGTALLSFSPERFIRVSQGEVETRPIKGTRPRAADPIEDARNAADLLASPKDRSENLMIVDLLRNDIGRTCQTGSVKVPELFSLESYPNVHHLVSSVVGRLAADKDALDLIAGSFPGGSITGAPKIRAMQIIDELEPTRRALYCGSLLYVDVRGEMDSSIAIRSLLIKDNQVSCWGGGAVVADSHWQAEYEESIAKVRVLMETLQAL, via the coding sequence ATGCCGACCTGTACGCTTTACCCCCTGCCCTACCAGCCCGATCCCGCCTTCTACTTCGAACGCCTGCGCCGCGCGCCCGGCGCGATCCTGCTCGACAGCGCCCGACCAGGCGCCGAACGCGGCCGCTACGACCTGCTCAGCGCCTGGCCGCTGCAGCAGTTGCAGGCACACCCCGAGGAAGACGGTCGCGACTACCTGCAGCGTCTGCGCCAGGCCCTGGCCGACCTGGGGACGGCACAACTGCCCGAGGGCATCGAGCTGCCGTTTGCCGGCGGCCTGATCGGCTACCTGAGCTACGACTTCGGCCGGCGCCTGGAGCAGTTGCCGACGCACGCGATCGACGACCTCGGCCTGCCCGATGCCCGGCTGGGGCTGTATGCCTGGGCACTGGTGTCCGATCATCGGCTGTGCAGCAGCCAGCTGGTGTTCCACCCAAGCCTGCCCGAGGCCGAGCAACAACGGCTCATCGCATTGTTCGAGGCCAGCTCCCTGGGCGATAGCGGCGACTTCCACCTGCTCGCGCCCATGACCGGCGATCTTCACCCCGAGCAATACCGGGCGGCGTTCGATCAGGTGCAGCGCTACATCCAGGCCGGCGACTGCTACCAGATCAACCTCACCCAGCGCTTTCGCGCACCCTGCCAGGGCGACCCGTGGCGCGCCTACCAGGTCCTGCGCGCCGCCTGCCCGACGCCGTTTTCCGGCTACCAGCAGCTGGATGAAGGCACGGCGCTGCTGAGCTTCTCCCCCGAACGCTTCATCCGCGTCAGCCAGGGCGAGGTGGAAACCCGTCCGATCAAGGGCACCCGCCCACGCGCAGCCGACCCCATAGAGGACGCGCGCAACGCTGCCGACCTGCTGGCCAGCCCCAAGGACCGCTCGGAAAACCTGATGATCGTCGACCTGCTGCGCAACGACATCGGCCGCACCTGCCAGACCGGCTCGGTCAAGGTGCCAGAGCTGTTCAGCCTGGAGAGCTACCCCAACGTTCATCATCTGGTCAGCAGCGTGGTCGGCCGCCTGGCCGCCGACAAGGACGCCCTGGACCTGATCGCCGGCAGCTTCCCCGGCGGCTCGATCACCGGCGCGCCGAAGATTCGCGCCATGCAGATCATCGACGAGCTAGAGCCGACCCGCAGGGCGCTGTACTGCGGCTCGCTGCTGTATGTCGATGTGCGCGGCGAGATGGACAGCTCCATCGCCATCCGCAGTTTGCTAATCAAGGATAACCAGGTCAGTTGCTGGGGCGGCGGCGCGGTGGTGGCCGATTCGCACTGGCAGGCCGAGTACGAGGAGTCGATCGCCAAGGTGCGGGTGCTGATGGAAACGCTGCAGGCCTTGTGA
- the cysB gene encoding HTH-type transcriptional regulator CysB has protein sequence MKLQQLRYIWEVAHHDLNVSATAQSLYTSQPGISKQIRLLEDELGVEVFARSGKHLTRVTPAGERIINTAGEILRKVESIKQIAQEFSNEKKGTLSIATTHTQARYALPPVISSFIKQYPEVALHMHQGSPMQIAEMAADGTVDFAIATEALELFGDLIMMPCYKWNRCVVVPQGHPLTKLPKLTLEAVADYPIVTYVFGFTGRSKLDEAFNHRGLTPKVVFTAADADVIKTYVRLGLGVGIVAKMAVDPKLDSDLVCLDASELFEASITKIGFRRGTFLRGFMCDFIEKFAPHLTREVMAKAIQCHNKQELEELFEGVELPVH, from the coding sequence ATGAAGCTTCAGCAACTGCGCTACATCTGGGAAGTGGCGCACCATGACCTCAACGTTTCCGCGACGGCGCAGAGCCTGTACACCTCCCAGCCCGGGATCAGCAAGCAGATCCGCCTGCTCGAGGACGAGCTGGGCGTCGAAGTCTTCGCCCGCAGCGGCAAGCACCTGACCCGCGTCACCCCGGCCGGCGAGCGCATCATCAATACCGCCGGCGAGATCCTGCGCAAGGTCGAGAGCATCAAGCAGATCGCCCAGGAATTCTCCAACGAGAAGAAAGGCACCCTGTCGATCGCCACCACCCACACCCAGGCCCGTTACGCGCTGCCGCCGGTGATCAGCAGCTTCATCAAGCAATACCCGGAAGTGGCCCTGCACATGCACCAGGGCTCGCCGATGCAGATCGCCGAGATGGCTGCCGACGGCACCGTCGATTTCGCTATTGCCACCGAGGCGCTGGAGCTGTTCGGCGACCTGATCATGATGCCGTGCTACAAGTGGAATCGCTGCGTGGTGGTGCCTCAGGGGCATCCGCTGACCAAGCTGCCGAAGCTGACTCTCGAGGCCGTGGCCGACTACCCGATCGTCACCTACGTGTTCGGTTTCACTGGCCGTTCCAAGCTCGACGAAGCATTCAATCACCGTGGCCTGACGCCGAAGGTGGTGTTCACCGCCGCAGATGCCGACGTGATCAAGACCTATGTGCGGCTGGGGTTGGGCGTGGGCATCGTGGCCAAGATGGCCGTGGATCCGAAGCTCGACAGCGACCTGGTGTGCCTGGATGCCAGCGAGCTGTTCGAGGCCAGCATCACCAAGATCGGCTTCCGTCGCGGCACCTTCCTGCGTGGCTTCATGTGCGACTTCATCGAGAAGTTCGCGCCGCACCTGACCCGTGAGGTGATGGCCAAGGCGATTCAGTGCCATAACAAGCAGGAGCTTGAAGAGCTGTTCGAGGGTGTCGAGCTGCCGGTGCACTGA
- a CDS encoding phosphoadenylyl-sulfate reductase — protein sequence MSQPFDVAALAATYASKSPQEILKLAFEHFGDDLWISFSGAEDVVLVDMAWKLNKQVKVFSLDTGRLHPETYRFIDQVREQYNLPIEILSPDRDKLDPFVKEKGLFSFYKDGHGECCGIRKIEPLRRKLATVSAWATGQRRDQSPGTRSQVAALEIDSAFSTPERTLYKFNPLAQMTSEEVWGYIRMLELPYNSLHERGFISIGCEPCTRPVLPNQHEREGRWWWEESTQKECGLHAGNLISKA from the coding sequence ATGAGCCAACCCTTCGACGTCGCCGCCCTGGCCGCGACCTACGCCAGCAAGTCCCCGCAGGAGATCCTCAAGCTCGCCTTCGAACACTTTGGCGACGACCTGTGGATCTCCTTCAGCGGCGCCGAGGATGTGGTGCTGGTGGACATGGCCTGGAAGCTGAACAAGCAGGTCAAAGTGTTCAGCCTCGACACCGGGCGCCTGCACCCTGAGACCTACCGCTTCATCGATCAGGTGCGCGAGCAGTACAACCTGCCGATCGAAATCCTCAGCCCGGACCGCGATAAGCTCGACCCATTCGTCAAGGAAAAAGGCCTGTTCAGCTTCTACAAGGACGGCCACGGCGAGTGCTGCGGTATTCGCAAGATCGAGCCGCTGCGGCGCAAGCTGGCCACCGTCAGTGCCTGGGCCACCGGCCAGCGCCGCGACCAGAGCCCCGGCACCCGCAGCCAGGTGGCGGCGCTGGAGATCGACAGCGCCTTCTCCACGCCCGAGCGCACACTGTACAAGTTCAACCCGCTGGCGCAGATGACCAGCGAGGAAGTCTGGGGCTACATCCGCATGCTCGAGCTGCCCTACAACAGCCTGCATGAGCGCGGCTTCATCAGCATTGGCTGCGAACCGTGCACCCGCCCGGTGCTACCGAACCAGCACGAGCGCGAAGGGCGTTGGTGGTGGGAAGAGTCGACCCAGAAGGAATGCGGGTTGCACGCTGGCAACCTGATCAGCAAGGCTTGA
- a CDS encoding 3-deoxy-7-phosphoheptulonate synthase, whose protein sequence is MADLPIDDLNVASNETLITPDQLKKEIPLSAKALQTVTAGREVVRNILDGKDHRLFVVVGPCSIHDIKAAHEYAERLKVLAEEVSDTLYLVMRVYFEKPRTTVGWKGLINDPYLDDSFKIQDGLHIGRQLLLDLAEKGLPTATEALDPISPQYLQDLISWSAIGARTTESQTHREMASGLSSAVGFKNGTDGGLTVAINALQSVSKPHRFLGINQEGGVSIVTTKGNAYGHVVLRGGNGKPNYDSVSVALCEQDLAKAKIKPNIMVDCSHANSNKDAALQPLVMENVANQILEGNQSIIGLMVESHLNWGSQAIPKNLDELQYGVSVTDACIDWATTEKTLRSMHAKLKDVLPKRQRG, encoded by the coding sequence ATGGCTGATTTACCGATCGATGACCTTAACGTTGCCTCCAACGAGACTTTGATCACCCCTGATCAGCTCAAGAAGGAAATCCCCCTCAGCGCCAAGGCCCTGCAGACCGTGACTGCCGGCCGCGAAGTGGTGCGCAACATCCTCGACGGCAAGGATCACCGCCTGTTCGTGGTGGTCGGCCCGTGCTCGATCCACGACATCAAGGCTGCCCACGAGTACGCCGAGCGCCTGAAAGTGCTGGCCGAGGAGGTTTCCGACACCTTGTACCTGGTCATGCGCGTGTACTTCGAGAAACCGCGTACCACCGTCGGCTGGAAAGGCCTGATCAACGACCCCTACCTGGATGACTCGTTCAAGATTCAGGACGGCCTGCACATCGGCCGCCAATTGCTGCTGGACCTGGCCGAGAAGGGCCTGCCGACCGCCACCGAAGCCCTCGACCCGATCTCTCCGCAATACCTGCAGGACCTGATCAGCTGGTCGGCCATCGGTGCGCGCACCACCGAGTCGCAGACCCACCGAGAAATGGCCTCCGGCCTGTCCTCGGCGGTCGGCTTCAAGAACGGCACCGACGGCGGCCTGACCGTGGCGATCAATGCCCTGCAGTCAGTGTCCAAGCCCCACCGCTTCCTCGGCATCAACCAGGAAGGCGGTGTGTCGATCGTCACCACCAAGGGCAACGCCTATGGCCACGTGGTGCTGCGTGGCGGCAACGGCAAGCCCAACTATGATTCGGTCAGTGTCGCCCTGTGCGAGCAGGACCTGGCCAAGGCCAAGATCAAGCCGAACATCATGGTCGACTGCAGCCACGCCAACTCCAACAAGGACGCGGCCCTGCAACCGCTGGTCATGGAAAACGTGGCCAACCAAATCCTCGAAGGCAACCAGTCGATCATCGGCCTGATGGTCGAAAGCCATCTGAACTGGGGCAGCCAGGCCATTCCGAAGAACCTCGACGAACTGCAGTACGGGGTCTCCGTGACCGACGCCTGCATCGACTGGGCAACCACCGAGAAAACCCTGCGCAGCATGCACGCCAAGCTCAAGGACGTGCTGCCCAAGCGCCAGCGCGGTTGA
- the oprI gene encoding outer membrane lipoprotei OprI: protein MNNVLKFSALALAAVLATGCSSVSKETEARLTATEDAAARAQARADEAYRKADDALAAAQKAQQTADEANERALRMLDKASRK, encoded by the coding sequence ATGAACAACGTTCTGAAATTCTCTGCTCTGGCTCTGGCCGCAGTTCTGGCTACCGGTTGCAGCAGCGTATCCAAAGAAACCGAAGCTCGCCTGACTGCTACCGAAGACGCAGCAGCTCGCGCCCAGGCTCGTGCAGACGAAGCCTACCGCAAAGCTGACGACGCCCTGGCAGCTGCTCAGAAGGCTCAGCAGACCGCTGACGAAGCCAACGAGCGCGCTCTGCGTATGCTGGACAAAGCCAGCCGCAAGTAA
- a CDS encoding inactive transglutaminase family protein, protein MRSLTLHLKVLITVLVLLGIAITAYQIFFLGIPVTEDETDDLWNIDAKVEFVASAKDPVKVQMFVPPLNRDYVSLNESFISNNYGVSVNRADGNRKVTWSARRASGNQTLYYRLVLTKRYSSEKAKIKGPTFRDSLAVEGPEKIAAEALMAPIRQHSADVETFVSETIKRVNNANDDNAKLLLAGDNSPMKKAQVIDLLLSIAHVPMEKVHTIRLVADTPQNPELWLRSFNGNDWLYFNPETGEQGLPSDRLLWWTGDENLISVDGGKKATVTFSMNNSEMNAIRLAKLTDENTDADFLEYSLYGLPLQTQQTFMIMVMIPIGVLVILVLRNLIGIQTLGTFTPVLIALAFRETQLGFGIILFTVITALGLSLRSYLEHLKLQMLPRLSVVLTFVVVLIAAISLFSHKLGLERGLSVALFPMVILTMTIERLSITWEERGGGHAMKVAIGTLFAASIAHLLMTVPEAVYFVFTFPAVLLILVGFMLAMGRYRGYRLTELVRFKAFVKADA, encoded by the coding sequence ATGCGCTCTCTTACCCTTCACCTGAAAGTCCTGATCACCGTCCTGGTGCTGCTGGGCATCGCGATCACGGCCTATCAGATCTTCTTCCTCGGCATCCCGGTGACCGAAGACGAGACCGACGACCTGTGGAACATCGACGCCAAGGTCGAGTTCGTCGCCAGCGCCAAGGACCCGGTCAAGGTGCAGATGTTCGTGCCACCGCTGAACCGTGACTACGTCAGCCTCAACGAGAGCTTCATTTCCAACAACTACGGGGTCAGCGTCAACCGCGCCGACGGCAACCGCAAGGTGACCTGGTCGGCACGCCGCGCCAGCGGCAACCAGACCCTCTACTACCGCCTGGTGCTGACCAAGCGCTACAGCAGCGAAAAAGCCAAGATCAAGGGCCCGACCTTCCGCGACAGCCTGGCTGTCGAAGGCCCGGAGAAGATCGCCGCCGAGGCGCTGATGGCGCCGATCCGCCAGCATTCGGCCGACGTCGAGACCTTCGTCAGCGAGACCATCAAGCGGGTCAACAACGCCAACGACGACAACGCCAAGCTGCTGCTGGCCGGCGACAACTCGCCGATGAAGAAGGCCCAGGTCATCGACCTGCTGCTGTCCATTGCCCACGTACCGATGGAGAAGGTCCACACCATTCGCCTGGTCGCCGACACCCCGCAAAACCCCGAACTGTGGCTGCGCAGTTTCAACGGCAACGACTGGCTGTACTTCAACCCGGAGACCGGCGAGCAAGGCCTGCCCAGCGACCGCCTGCTGTGGTGGACCGGTGACGAGAACCTGATCAGCGTCGATGGCGGCAAGAAGGCCACCGTCACCTTCAGCATGAACAACAGCGAGATGAATGCCATCCGCCTGGCCAAGCTGACCGACGAGAACACCGACGCCGACTTCCTCGAATACTCGCTGTACGGCCTGCCACTGCAGACCCAGCAGACCTTCATGATCATGGTGATGATCCCGATCGGCGTACTGGTGATCCTGGTGCTGCGCAACCTGATCGGCATCCAGACCCTGGGTACCTTCACCCCGGTGCTGATCGCCCTGGCCTTCCGCGAAACGCAACTGGGCTTCGGCATCATCCTGTTCACGGTGATCACCGCGCTGGGCCTGTCGTTACGCTCGTACCTCGAGCACCTCAAGCTGCAGATGCTGCCGCGCCTGTCGGTGGTGCTGACCTTCGTCGTGGTGCTGATCGCCGCCATCAGCCTGTTCAGCCACAAGCTGGGCCTGGAGCGCGGGCTGTCGGTGGCGCTGTTCCCGATGGTGATTCTGACCATGACCATCGAGCGCCTGTCGATCACCTGGGAAGAGCGTGGCGGTGGCCATGCCATGAAAGTGGCCATCGGCACCCTGTTCGCCGCGTCCATCGCGCACCTGCTGATGACCGTGCCAGAGGCCGTGTACTTCGTCTTCACCTTCCCTGCGGTACTGCTGATCCTGGTGGGCTTCATGCTGGCGATGGGTCGCTACCGCGGCTACCGCCTGACCGAGCTCGTTCGCTTCAAGGCTTTCGTGAAGGCTGACGCCTGA